In one window of Skermanella rosea DNA:
- a CDS encoding Fe2+-dependent dioxygenase encodes MLLQIPDILTADEAAHCRAALDSSPWVEGRVSAGGQAAQVKSNLQIPEDSGTARELGDVVLRALARSPAFNSAVLPLRVLPPLFNRYDRNMAYGHHVDNSIRAIPGTGGMRMRADVSTTIFLNDPDDYDGGELVVEDTYGAKSVKLPAGHAVVYPSSSLHQVSPVTRGTRWASFLFTQSLVKDDAQRAMLYDLDAAIIELRREVGDGNRAVLSLVNHYHNLLRRWAEV; translated from the coding sequence GTGCTCTTGCAGATACCGGACATTCTCACCGCCGACGAGGCCGCCCATTGCCGGGCGGCGCTCGACTCCTCGCCGTGGGTCGAGGGCCGCGTCTCGGCAGGGGGCCAGGCGGCCCAGGTCAAGTCCAACCTCCAGATCCCGGAGGACAGCGGGACGGCCCGCGAGTTGGGCGATGTCGTCCTGCGGGCGCTCGCCCGGAGCCCGGCCTTCAATTCCGCCGTCCTGCCGCTGCGCGTCCTGCCGCCCCTGTTCAACCGCTACGACCGGAACATGGCCTATGGCCACCACGTGGACAACAGCATCCGAGCCATCCCGGGCACCGGCGGCATGCGCATGCGCGCCGACGTCTCCACCACGATCTTCCTCAACGATCCCGACGACTACGACGGCGGCGAACTGGTCGTCGAGGACACCTACGGCGCGAAGTCGGTCAAGCTGCCGGCGGGGCATGCGGTGGTCTATCCCTCCAGCAGCCTGCACCAGGTCAGCCCGGTGACGCGGGGCACCCGCTGGGCCTCGTTCCTCTTCACGCAATCGCTTGTCAAGGACGACGCCCAGCGGGCCATGCTCTACGACCTGGACGCGGCGATCATCGAGCTGCGCCGGGAGGTCGGGGACGGGAACCGGGCCGTCCTGTCGCTGGTGAACCATTACCACAACCTCCTCCGCCGCTGGGCCGAGGTATGA
- a CDS encoding tetratricopeptide repeat protein — protein sequence MPDIIDAQLALGQLCLDRGGADLPQAIGWFRIAARSGDARAINMLGRCHERGWGVPADPAMAAAYYRKAAERGDAWALFNLGDLHCRGEGVEADDEAAYRLYAAAAGKGHVKALNMLGLFHECGRAVPADAAAARSLFKAAAEGGDCWGQFNHGRMLVLDGAIDRALPWFRRALGSGFPDFFRSMAAALAEHPDPDLQALARQASVLAGP from the coding sequence GTGCCGGATATCATCGACGCGCAACTGGCGCTCGGGCAGCTCTGCCTCGACCGGGGCGGCGCCGATCTGCCCCAGGCGATCGGATGGTTCCGGATCGCCGCGCGCAGCGGCGACGCCCGGGCGATCAACATGCTGGGGCGCTGCCATGAGCGGGGCTGGGGCGTCCCGGCGGATCCGGCCATGGCAGCCGCCTATTACCGGAAAGCCGCGGAGCGGGGCGACGCATGGGCGCTCTTCAACCTGGGCGACCTCCACTGCCGCGGCGAGGGCGTCGAGGCCGACGACGAAGCGGCCTACCGGCTGTACGCGGCGGCGGCCGGCAAGGGCCACGTCAAGGCGCTCAACATGCTCGGGCTCTTCCATGAATGCGGGCGGGCCGTGCCGGCGGATGCCGCCGCGGCCCGGTCCCTGTTCAAGGCGGCGGCCGAAGGGGGAGACTGCTGGGGCCAGTTCAACCACGGCCGCATGCTGGTCCTCGACGGGGCGATCGACCGGGCCTTGCCGTGGTTCCGGCGGGCGCTCGGGAGCGGCTTTCCCGATTTCTTCCGAAGCATGGCCGCGGCCCTGGCGGAACACCCCGATCCCGATCTGCAGGCGCTCGCCCGGCAGGCGTCGGTCCTGGCCGGACCGTGA